The Aeromonas jandaei genomic interval CGACTGCCGCCATCGATCAGGCGCGCAAGAAATTCTATGACGTGGTGATCGTCGATACCGCCGGTCGTCTGCACGTCGATAGCGAGATGATGGCCGAGATCCAGGATCTGCACGCCACCATCAAGCCGGTCGAGACCCTGTTCGTGGTGGATGCCATGACCGGTCAGGATGCCGCCAACACCGCCAAGGCGTTCAACGAAGCGCTGCCGCTCACCGGCGTGATCCTCACCAAGGCGGACGGCGACGCCCGCGGCGGTGCCGCCCTGTCGGTACGTCATATCACCGGCAAGCCGGTCAAGTTCATCGGTATGGGTGAAAAGACCGACGCGCTGGAGCCGTTCCATCCGGATCGTCTCGCCTCCCGCATCCTCGGCATGGGCGATGTGCTCTCTCTTATCGAAGAGGTGGAGCGCAACGTCGATAAAGAGAAGGCTGCCAAGCTGGCTAGCAAGGTCAAGAGCGGCAAGGGCTTTGACCTTGAGGATTTCCGCGAGCAGCTGGCCCAGATGCGCAACATGGGCGGCATGATGGGCATGCTCGACAAGCTGCCCGGCATGTCCGGTTTGCCGGACAATATCAAGGATCAGATGGATGACAAGCTCACTGTGCGGATGGAGGCCATCATCAGCTCGATGACGCCGAAGGAGCGTGCCCATCCCGACCTGATCAAAGGCTCTCGCAAGCGCCGTATCGCCGCAGGCTCCGGCATGCAGGTGCAGGACGTGAACAAGCTGCTCAAGCAGTTCACCGAGATGCAGCGCATGATGAAGAAGATGTCCGGCAAGGGCGGCATGCGCAAAATGATGAGCCAGATGAAGAACATGCTGCCACCGGGATTTGGTGGCGGTCGCGGCCCGTTCTGATTATCCGGGTTGACGTATTGCATGAGGGTCTGCCGGTGGCAGACCCTTTTCATTGCTGCTCTGCGCAAAAAATGGCTGGCTTGGTTGCATTTATTACGAATCCAAGTAGAATTATGCGGCTTATTTTAAGCTAGGGTCCGCGTGTTTGCGGGCCTTGTTCATTAGATGTTAATGAGGACGATATGGTAACCATTCGTTTACAACGTGGTGGCGCGAAAAAGCGTCCGTTCTACCAGGTAGTAGTTGCTGACAGCCGTAACGCCCGCGACGGTCGTTTCATCGAGCGCGTTGGTTTCTTCAACCCGGTTGCTGCTGGTCAAGCTGAAAAGCTGAACCTGAACCTGGCTCGTATCGAGCATTGGGTTGCTACTGGTGCCGCTGTTTCTGAGCGCGTTGCCAAGCTGATCAAAGACGCTGCCAAAGCTGCTTAATCAGTCAAACGGTAAGGAGTTAAGGTGGAAAAACCTGTAGTTCTGGGCACCCTGGGTACCGTATACGGCATCAAGGGGTGGCTTAAAGTGAACTCCTTCACCGATGTTGCCGAAGCGATTTTCGATTACAACCCCTGGCTGATTAATCAGAACGGGGCGTGGCGTGAAATTCGGGTTTCATCCTGGAAACGTCACAACAAGGGTCTGATCTGCAAACTCGATGGTATCGATGTGCGCGAGGATGCCCTGGCATTGACCAATGTCGAGATTGGCGTAGCCGCCGATCTGTTGCCTGCGTTGCCCGAGGGCGAGTTCTACTGGCGTGACCTGATTGGTTGCTCGGTAGTGACCACCAAGGGATACGACCTGGGCAAGGTGACCGAATTGATGGAAACCGGCTCCAATGATGTGTTGGTGGTTGAGGCCAATGTAAAAGATGCCTTTGGTGCAAAGGAGCGGTTGATTCCGTTCCTGGAAGAGCAGGTGATCAAGAATATTGATCTGACTGCTCGAACAATCGAAGTTGATTGGGATCCTGGTTTCTAGTTTCCCGCGGTAACACGAGTGCCGGAGGTTTCTTATGTGGATTGGGGTGATTAGCCTCTTCCCTGAAATGTTCCGAGCCATTACCGAGCACGGGGTAACGGGTCGGGCCGTCAAGAGTGGCCTGCTGCAGATTGAGTGCTGGAACCCCCGGGACTTTACCCACGACAAACACCGTACGGTCGATGATCGTCCTTATGGTGGTGGGCCCGGCATGTTAATGATGGTTCAGCCGCTGCGTGACGCGATTCATGCAGCCAAGCAAGCGGCGGGAGACGGGGCGAAAGTCATCTATCTCTCCCCTCAGGGACGCAAGCTGACTCAAGCGGGCGTAACCGAGTTGGCGACGAATCAGAAACTGATTCTGGTAGCCGGTCGATACGAAGGTATCGATGAACGCGTGATACAAACCGAAGTCGACGAAGAGTGGTCTATCGGGGATTACGTGTTAAGTGGTGGCGAGTTGCCTGCCATGACCCTGATCGATGCGGTTTCGCGTCTGGTTCCAGGAGTCTTGGGTGATCAGGCCAGTGCCGAGCAGGACTCCTTTACGGATGGCTTGCTGGATCATCCCCACTATACTCGGCCGGAGGTGTTGGATGGGCTGGCAGTGCCCGAGGCGCTGACAAGCGGCAATCACGAAGTGATTCGACGCTGGCGTCTCAAGCAATCGCTCGGACGAACCTGGCAAAGAAGGCCGGAACTTATTAACAACCTAGCTCTGACTGACGAGCAAGAATCACTTCTTGCCGAGTATGTCCGCGAAGTGCGTGACAGCGTTAAGTAGAGTTTTCAGTTTATCCTAGGTAAGGAAAGACAATGAGCAAGATTATTCAGCAGCTTGAACAAGAGCAAATGCGTACCGACATCCCGGCTTTTGCCCAGGGCGACACCGTACGTGTTCAAGTTCGTGTTAAAGAAGGTGGTAAAGAGCGTCTGCAGGCTTTCGAAGGCATCGTAATTGCCAAGCGTAACCGCGGTCTGCACTCTGCTTTCACCGTTCGCAAGATCTCCAACGGCGAAGGTGTTGAGCGTGTATTCCAGACTCACTCTCCGCTGATCCACAGTGTAGAACTGAAGCGTCGTGGTGATGTTCGCCGCGCCAAACTGTACTACCTGCGCAACCTGTCCGGTAAAGCTGCTCGTATCAAAGAGAAGCTCAACTAATTCGATTCGAATTGGTGTCGGTATGTCGGCGAAAAGCTCGACAGGTAGTGAAAAGGCTCGCCAATGGCGAGCCTTTTTTGTATCCGTCTATTGGCTATCAGGTTGTTGTTATTGGATCACTCGCACCACCGAGTTATCGCGGCCGTAGGGGCTGGGTACGTAAGCGTCGGCTTGCCAGTCATTCTCGTACAGGGTCTCTCCCTCCGAAGTGATGAACTGGTAGCAATACTCGAAACTCTCCGGCCCGTCGGTCGGCAGGTTGAGGGTGGCCTTGAACTCACCGCTCTTCATGCGCTTCAATTCGACCGGTTGCCACTGGGTGAACTCGCCGATCAGCATCACCTGCTGCGCGCCTGCTGCGGCTTCTTTCTCGACGGCGAAGGTCACCTTCACCTCTGGTTTGGACTTGAGAAACTGCTTGGTAAGTGGCATGACGCCTCCTTGTCTGTGAGTTAAAAATGGCTCCTGCCTATTTTTATACCACCTTATGACAAAGATGTTGATAAAGCAGATCAAACTGGCAGGGCAAAATAGCGTTGCAGCAGGCTGTGGGTGAAATCGATCTTGAGATAAAAGCCGCGGGGCAGGGTCATAATCGGTTGACCATCGCGCCCGATGGCGCGAGTCAATGCCTTGTTGTTGGCGGCCTTGGGGCGCAACTGCATCACCTGGCCGTGGCGTGCGCTGATCTGCTCCACCTCTCCCAGCACTATCATGTCCATCAGCTCTTCCCAGTCCTGGCGCAGCAGCTGATCTTCCTCCTCGCTGGGGCTCCACATCAGCGGCATCCCCACCCGCCGCTCGCCAACCGGGATCTCGCGGCTGCCTTCCACCGGGATCCAGAGCACTCGTGACAGCTTGTTGCGCACGTTGGACTCCTCCCAGCGCTGACCGCTGACGCCGATCAGCGGCGCAACGCAGACAAAGGTGGTTTCCAGCGGTCGGCCTTGAGGATCGACCGGGATCGTCTTGAGCTCGATCCCGAGATCCGGAAAGTCCTGCTCCGGCTTGCTGCCGGCACTGGCCCCCAGCTGCAGCTCGATCAACTGGCCCACCCATCCCTTGTCCCGGCGCAGATCTTTGGGCACCGCCACACCTGCCTCGGCGGCCAGCTGAGCCAGTGTGAAGCCTGCCATGGCGTAGGCACGGCTCAGCAACTCCTGTTCGGATTGGGGATTGTTTGGCATGTTTGGCTCCATATTGCTCGACCTATTCTAACAGGGCAGGATCCCGGGAGGATCGCTGTTTTTATAACCGATCCTGAGTAGATAAGGGTAAATGGGGATAATTCGGCTATGTAGGTCTTATGATTATGATTTTAAAGATATTTGTCTTTTTTATCGAGCAAGGATATTCAGCCGATCCGGGTCCGAAATAGTTGTCCAAGGGTTTGAGGATGATGTTACACACAGTTATCCACAGAAATCTTGGATAAGTGGCATAAAGTGGGAGGAGTATCTGATATGTTACAAAAAATTGTGAGTCCGACCCCATTTTCATCGAGGAAACAGGGCAGATATTGTGCCACTCCTGTGGATAATTTGGCCTTGGTGGATCTTTGAGCAGTAGAACTTGTTCACAATCGTTGTCGCGGATCCTGCGTGAGCAAAACCATGGATCCAGATCCAGTTGTTTGTGTTTAACTGCATGTATAATAAATAAAAATTAGTTTTAACTCTGATCTGTGAGGTGATAGTCTGCTTTTCACTTACAGTTAAAAAGTACTGTATATACCAGCTTGCTCACAGGCTTATGCACAGTCTGGGTGGGCAACTTGGTAGAGCAGATCTTCCCGTTTGTTTATAAGTATGTGTGAAATTGAAAGTTATTCATGAACGCCGGGAGTCACTCCTTGTTTGCTGCCACGAAGTGAATGTGGAACAATCTCTTTATAGATTCAGCCTTTATAAGGTGATCACGTGATTGATGGCGACGGATTTCGTCCCAATGTCGGTATCGTGATCTGTAACCGTGAAGGACAGGTGTTGTGGGCTAAACGCTATGGGCAGCACTCCTGGCAGTTTCCGCAGGGGGGAGTTGATGATGGTGAAACGCCGGAACAGGCCATGTATCGCGAGCTGTATGAGGAGATAGGCCTCAAGCCCGAAGATGTGACCATCATGGCCACCAGTCGTAACTGGCTTAAATACCGTTTACCCAAACGTCTTGTCCGCTGGGACAGTTCACCGGTCTGTATTGGCCAAAAACAAAAATGGTTCCTGTTGCAGCTCAATTCGGGCCGAGAGTCGCGGATCCAGTTCGGTTGTCATGGTCATCCCGAATTTGACGACTGGCGCTGGGTCAGCTTCTGGTACCCGGTACGCCAGGTCGTCTCGTTCAAGCGGGAGGTTTACCGCCGGGTCATGAAGGAGTTTGCTCCGCTGGCGATGCCGGCGCCGGCAGTGCAGCAGGTCAACAAGAAGGATGGGCGGCGCAACCGCGCTCGCTAAGGAGCACAGATTAGTTGTTAACGGAACTGAGACGTATCGTCGAGAGCATGGCCGGGGCCAACACCCTGGAACAGGCCTTGCAGGCACTGGTGAGCCAGACCCGGCAAGCCATGGTGGTGGACTGCTGCTCTGTCTACGTTTCGGAACCCGAGATGCGCCGCTACCGGCTGGCGGCGACCGATGGTCTTGCTCCTTCGGCGGTCGGCAAGGTCACTCTGCCCTTCGAGCAGGGTATCGTCGGTCTGGTCGGTCAGCGGGAAGAGCTGATCAACCTGGCCGATGCCCCTGCACACCCCAGCTTTAAATTCCTGCCAGATGTCGCCGAAGAGGCGTTTCGCTCATTTCTGGGCGCCCCCATCATGCACCAGCGTCAGGTGGTCGGCATTCTGGTGGTGCAGCAAAAAGAGAGCCGCCGTTTCGATGAGGGGGAAGAGTCCTTCATGGTCACGCTGGCGGCCCAGCTGGCAGCGCATATCGCTCAGGCGCAGGCCAAGGGGTGGTTGCAGAAGACTGACTGGAGCAAGCCGCTGCGCGGCATTGCCGGTGCCAGCGGTATTGCTATGGCCAAG includes:
- the ffh gene encoding signal recognition particle protein gives rise to the protein MFENLTERLSRTLRNVSGRGRLTEENIKETLREVRMALLEADVALPVVRDFVARVKERAVGQEVAKSLSPGQAFIKIVHGELVTVMGEANEQLNLAAQPPAIILMAGLQGAGKTTTVGKLAKLLKERSKKKVLVVSADVYRPAAIKQLETLAGDIGVDFFPSDASQKPVAIATAAIDQARKKFYDVVIVDTAGRLHVDSEMMAEIQDLHATIKPVETLFVVDAMTGQDAANTAKAFNEALPLTGVILTKADGDARGGAALSVRHITGKPVKFIGMGEKTDALEPFHPDRLASRILGMGDVLSLIEEVERNVDKEKAAKLASKVKSGKGFDLEDFREQLAQMRNMGGMMGMLDKLPGMSGLPDNIKDQMDDKLTVRMEAIISSMTPKERAHPDLIKGSRKRRIAAGSGMQVQDVNKLLKQFTEMQRMMKKMSGKGGMRKMMSQMKNMLPPGFGGGRGPF
- the rpsP gene encoding 30S ribosomal protein S16, encoding MVTIRLQRGGAKKRPFYQVVVADSRNARDGRFIERVGFFNPVAAGQAEKLNLNLARIEHWVATGAAVSERVAKLIKDAAKAA
- the rimM gene encoding ribosome maturation factor RimM (Essential for efficient processing of 16S rRNA) → MEKPVVLGTLGTVYGIKGWLKVNSFTDVAEAIFDYNPWLINQNGAWREIRVSSWKRHNKGLICKLDGIDVREDALALTNVEIGVAADLLPALPEGEFYWRDLIGCSVVTTKGYDLGKVTELMETGSNDVLVVEANVKDAFGAKERLIPFLEEQVIKNIDLTARTIEVDWDPGF
- the trmD gene encoding tRNA (guanosine(37)-N1)-methyltransferase TrmD is translated as MWIGVISLFPEMFRAITEHGVTGRAVKSGLLQIECWNPRDFTHDKHRTVDDRPYGGGPGMLMMVQPLRDAIHAAKQAAGDGAKVIYLSPQGRKLTQAGVTELATNQKLILVAGRYEGIDERVIQTEVDEEWSIGDYVLSGGELPAMTLIDAVSRLVPGVLGDQASAEQDSFTDGLLDHPHYTRPEVLDGLAVPEALTSGNHEVIRRWRLKQSLGRTWQRRPELINNLALTDEQESLLAEYVREVRDSVK
- the rplS gene encoding 50S ribosomal protein L19, with protein sequence MSKIIQQLEQEQMRTDIPAFAQGDTVRVQVRVKEGGKERLQAFEGIVIAKRNRGLHSAFTVRKISNGEGVERVFQTHSPLIHSVELKRRGDVRRAKLYYLRNLSGKAARIKEKLN
- a CDS encoding isoamylase early set domain-containing protein codes for the protein MPLTKQFLKSKPEVKVTFAVEKEAAAGAQQVMLIGEFTQWQPVELKRMKSGEFKATLNLPTDGPESFEYCYQFITSEGETLYENDWQADAYVPSPYGRDNSVVRVIQ
- the mutH gene encoding DNA mismatch repair endonuclease MutH, which produces MPNNPQSEQELLSRAYAMAGFTLAQLAAEAGVAVPKDLRRDKGWVGQLIELQLGASAGSKPEQDFPDLGIELKTIPVDPQGRPLETTFVCVAPLIGVSGQRWEESNVRNKLSRVLWIPVEGSREIPVGERRVGMPLMWSPSEEEDQLLRQDWEELMDMIVLGEVEQISARHGQVMQLRPKAANNKALTRAIGRDGQPIMTLPRGFYLKIDFTHSLLQRYFALPV
- the rppH gene encoding RNA pyrophosphohydrolase, yielding MIDGDGFRPNVGIVICNREGQVLWAKRYGQHSWQFPQGGVDDGETPEQAMYRELYEEIGLKPEDVTIMATSRNWLKYRLPKRLVRWDSSPVCIGQKQKWFLLQLNSGRESRIQFGCHGHPEFDDWRWVSFWYPVRQVVSFKREVYRRVMKEFAPLAMPAPAVQQVNKKDGRRNRAR